One segment of Microbacterium arborescens DNA contains the following:
- the argB gene encoding acetylglutamate kinase, whose translation MNDIDLQYTTPEEAAAKAGVLIESLPWLQRFRDQIIVIKYGGNAMVSEELQESFAQDIAYLRFVGVKPVVVHGGGPQISKMLDRLSIESEFKGGYRVTSTEAIDVVRMVLTGQINPQLVARINAYGPFATGLSGEDAGLFGGRRRGVVIDGTEHDLGHVGDVVEVDPQPVHDQLDAGRIPVISSIAPDLDNPGQSLNVNADAAAAALATALGATKLVVLTDVPGLYADWPNRDSLVSHLTSTDLRAMLPKLESGMIPKMQACLDAVDGGVDTAAIIDGRQPHSVLVEVFTAQGIGTEVVAG comes from the coding sequence ATGAACGACATCGACCTCCAGTACACGACCCCCGAAGAGGCGGCAGCCAAGGCGGGCGTCCTCATCGAGTCGCTGCCGTGGCTGCAGCGCTTCCGCGACCAGATCATCGTCATCAAGTACGGCGGCAACGCGATGGTCTCCGAGGAGTTGCAGGAGTCCTTCGCCCAGGACATCGCCTATCTGCGCTTCGTGGGTGTCAAGCCCGTCGTCGTGCACGGCGGCGGCCCGCAGATCTCCAAGATGCTCGACCGGCTCTCGATCGAGAGCGAGTTCAAGGGCGGCTACCGGGTCACGAGCACCGAGGCGATCGACGTCGTCCGCATGGTGCTCACGGGGCAGATCAATCCGCAGCTCGTCGCCCGTATCAACGCGTACGGTCCGTTCGCGACGGGCCTGTCGGGTGAGGATGCCGGGCTGTTCGGCGGCCGCCGCCGCGGTGTCGTGATCGACGGCACCGAGCATGACCTCGGCCACGTCGGCGATGTCGTCGAGGTCGATCCGCAGCCGGTCCACGATCAGCTCGACGCGGGACGCATCCCGGTCATCTCCTCGATCGCCCCCGACCTCGACAATCCGGGTCAGTCGCTCAATGTCAACGCGGATGCCGCGGCCGCGGCCCTCGCGACGGCTCTCGGTGCCACGAAGCTCGTCGTCCTCACCGACGTGCCCGGCCTCTACGCCGACTGGCCCAACCGCGACTCGCTCGTGTCGCATCTGACGTCGACGGACCTCCGCGCGATGCTGCCGAAGCTCGAGTCGGGGATGATCCCGAAGATGCAGGCCTGCCTCGACGCGGTCGACGGGGGAGTGGACACGGCGGCCATCATCGACGGACGCCAGCCCCACTCGGTGCTGGTCGAGGTCTTCACAGCACAAGGAATCGGTACGGAGGTGGTGGCGGGATGA
- a CDS encoding acetylornithine transaminase, giving the protein MTNPTIQQTAPTWADDVDRDLVRSAGARLALLERGEGAYVWDADGKRYLDFLAGIAVNSLGHAHPVFVEAVSRQAATLSHVSNYFATPPQLDLAAKLKRLAGTGDAGRVYFGNSGAEANEAAFKLARLHGGAERPRILALKDAFHGRTMGTLALTGKPQMQQPFEPMVPGVESIDSTIEALEAAIDDRVAALFVEPIKGEAGVIPLPEGYLVAAREITKRHGALLIIDEIQTGAGRTGAWFAFQHAGIEPDAITVAKGIGGGFPIGALITFASASELFYPGTHGSTFGGNPLGTAVASAVLGEIENAGLVDAAATHGARVRQVLESIDSPLIDGVRGQGLLLGVGLRHPVAGAVVAAAQEHGLIVNAANDRTVRIAPPLTIGDVEIDEFAELFTAALRTVESALLLENTTTEESA; this is encoded by the coding sequence ATGACGAACCCGACGATCCAGCAGACGGCGCCCACATGGGCGGACGACGTCGATCGTGACCTCGTGCGCAGCGCGGGTGCGCGCCTGGCGCTGCTCGAACGCGGCGAGGGGGCATACGTCTGGGATGCCGACGGCAAGCGATACCTCGACTTCCTCGCGGGCATCGCCGTCAACTCGCTCGGGCACGCCCACCCCGTGTTCGTCGAGGCGGTCTCGCGCCAGGCGGCCACCCTCTCGCACGTGTCGAACTACTTCGCGACGCCGCCGCAGCTCGACCTCGCGGCGAAGCTCAAGCGTCTCGCGGGCACCGGTGACGCCGGACGCGTGTACTTCGGCAACTCCGGCGCCGAGGCCAATGAGGCGGCGTTCAAGCTCGCACGTCTGCACGGAGGAGCCGAGCGCCCCCGTATCCTCGCGCTGAAGGATGCCTTCCACGGGCGCACGATGGGCACCCTCGCCCTGACCGGCAAGCCGCAGATGCAGCAGCCGTTCGAGCCGATGGTTCCCGGCGTCGAGAGCATCGACTCGACGATCGAGGCCCTCGAGGCCGCGATCGACGATCGCGTCGCGGCGCTGTTCGTCGAGCCCATCAAGGGCGAAGCGGGCGTCATCCCGCTGCCCGAGGGCTATCTCGTGGCGGCGCGAGAGATCACGAAGCGCCACGGCGCGCTGCTGATCATCGACGAGATCCAGACCGGCGCCGGGCGCACCGGCGCGTGGTTCGCGTTCCAGCACGCCGGCATCGAGCCCGACGCGATCACGGTCGCCAAAGGCATCGGCGGCGGCTTCCCGATCGGCGCGCTCATCACGTTCGCGAGCGCGAGCGAGCTGTTCTACCCGGGCACCCACGGTTCGACGTTCGGCGGCAACCCGCTGGGCACCGCCGTCGCCTCGGCCGTTCTCGGCGAGATCGAGAACGCCGGACTCGTCGATGCCGCCGCCACCCACGGCGCGCGCGTGCGGCAGGTTCTCGAGTCGATCGACTCGCCGCTCATCGACGGCGTGCGCGGACAGGGCCTGCTGCTGGGCGTCGGGCTGCGGCATCCGGTCGCCGGCGCCGTCGTGGCCGCGGCGCAGGAGCACGGGCTGATCGTCAACGCGGCCAACGACCGCACGGTGCGGATCGCCCCGCCGCTCACCATCGGCGACGTCGAGATCGACGAGTTCGCCGAGCTTTTCACCGCCGCGCTGCGCACCGTCGAGTCGGCCCTGCTTCTCGAGAACACGACCACGGAGGAATCCGCATGA
- the argF gene encoding ornithine carbamoyltransferase, with protein sequence MTRHLLRDDDLSPAEQAEVLDLALSLKKDRWKLKPLEGPQTVAVIFDKSSTRTRVSFAVGIADLGGSPLIISTASSQLGGKETPSDTARVLERQVAAIVWRTYAQAGLEEMARGTRVPVVNALSDDFHPCQLLADLLTIREHKGDLAGLTLSFFGDGQSNMGHSYVLAGVTAGMHVRVASPEGYGPREDVVADAQRIAAQTGGSVTILVDPLETASGADVIVTDTWVSMGKEEEKIARIRDLGAYKVTQQTMDAAADGAIFMHCLPADRGYEVDADVIDGSDSVVWDEAENRLHAQKALLVWLLRQQ encoded by the coding sequence ATGACCCGCCATCTGCTTCGCGACGACGACCTGAGCCCGGCCGAGCAGGCCGAGGTGCTCGACCTCGCCCTGTCGCTGAAGAAGGACCGCTGGAAGCTGAAGCCCCTCGAGGGCCCGCAGACCGTCGCGGTCATCTTCGACAAGTCGTCGACGCGCACGCGCGTCTCGTTCGCTGTCGGCATCGCCGACCTGGGCGGTTCGCCGCTGATCATCTCGACCGCCAGCAGCCAGCTCGGCGGCAAGGAGACCCCGTCCGACACCGCACGGGTGCTCGAGCGGCAGGTCGCCGCGATCGTCTGGCGCACGTACGCGCAGGCCGGGCTCGAGGAGATGGCCCGCGGCACCCGCGTTCCGGTCGTCAACGCGCTGAGCGACGATTTCCACCCCTGCCAGCTGCTCGCCGACTTGCTGACGATTCGCGAGCACAAGGGTGACCTCGCCGGGCTCACGCTGTCGTTCTTCGGCGACGGTCAGTCGAACATGGGTCACTCGTACGTGCTCGCCGGCGTGACCGCGGGGATGCACGTCCGCGTCGCGTCTCCGGAGGGTTACGGTCCCCGTGAGGACGTCGTGGCAGACGCGCAGCGCATCGCGGCCCAGACGGGCGGCTCGGTCACGATCCTGGTCGACCCGCTCGAGACGGCATCCGGTGCCGACGTCATCGTGACCGACACCTGGGTCTCGATGGGCAAGGAAGAGGAGAAGATCGCACGCATCCGCGATCTGGGCGCGTACAAGGTGACGCAGCAGACGATGGATGCCGCTGCCGACGGCGCGATCTTCATGCACTGCCTGCCCGCCGATCGCGGGTACGAGGTCGACGCCGACGTCATCGACGGATCGGACAGCGTCGTCTGGGACGAAGCAGAGAACCGCCTCCACGCGCAGAAGGCGCTGCTGGTCTGGCTGCTGCGTCAGCAGTGA
- a CDS encoding heparan-alpha-glucosaminide N-acetyltransferase domain-containing protein gives MSEMLRRRPLFAPSRIDGIDLARDLAVIGMLAAHLLAIPDFDWTIPSSYEGIVHGRSSILFATLAGVSIGLISGGPVPLRGPRLETTRLRLLVRAGAIWVIGVLLLFLAVPVYVILPAYALLFVIAAAVLPLRARTLLIAAGVVGLVAPFPQAAIDGLAFWSTPAGVDLSNALGWHYPFLTWMAFVLAGMGVARLDLRSRATPWLVALAGLALTAVGAALDIVWGRSEVFGETPWTGEAHSSGLFEVIGSGGFALLVIGVCVLVCRTPITWAALPLRAVGSMPLTAYSAQIVVWALTRPAAEPGVFELDAYRALDPFWPMTLGIILGCTVWALVVGRGPLEAGIDALARLTVRGHSAAPGAAMPPR, from the coding sequence ATGAGCGAGATGCTGCGGCGCCGCCCGCTGTTCGCGCCGTCGCGCATCGACGGCATCGACCTCGCTCGCGACCTCGCCGTGATCGGGATGCTGGCAGCACACCTGCTCGCGATCCCCGACTTCGATTGGACGATCCCCTCCTCGTACGAGGGGATCGTCCACGGTCGCTCGTCCATCCTGTTCGCCACCCTCGCGGGCGTGTCGATCGGGCTCATCAGCGGCGGCCCGGTGCCGCTGCGCGGCCCACGACTCGAGACGACTCGTCTGCGCCTGCTCGTGCGGGCCGGGGCGATCTGGGTGATCGGCGTGCTGCTGCTGTTCCTCGCGGTGCCGGTGTACGTCATCCTCCCCGCCTACGCGCTGCTGTTCGTGATCGCCGCCGCGGTCCTGCCGCTGCGGGCGCGTACGCTGCTCATCGCGGCCGGGGTCGTGGGGCTCGTCGCGCCGTTCCCGCAGGCGGCGATCGACGGCCTGGCGTTCTGGTCGACGCCCGCCGGGGTCGATCTATCGAACGCCCTCGGTTGGCACTACCCCTTCCTCACCTGGATGGCGTTCGTCCTGGCTGGTATGGGCGTGGCGCGCCTCGACCTGCGCTCGCGCGCGACCCCGTGGCTCGTCGCCCTCGCCGGGCTCGCCCTGACGGCGGTCGGGGCCGCTCTCGACATCGTCTGGGGGCGCTCGGAGGTCTTCGGTGAGACGCCGTGGACGGGCGAGGCCCATTCCTCCGGGCTGTTCGAGGTGATCGGATCCGGCGGCTTCGCGCTGCTCGTCATCGGCGTGTGCGTGCTCGTGTGCCGGACGCCGATCACCTGGGCCGCTCTGCCGCTGCGCGCGGTGGGCTCGATGCCCCTGACCGCGTACTCGGCGCAGATCGTGGTGTGGGCCCTCACCCGTCCCGCCGCCGAGCCCGGCGTGTTCGAACTCGACGCCTACCGGGCGCTCGACCCGTTCTGGCCGATGACCCTCGGCATCATCCTCGGATGCACCGTGTGGGCCCTCGTCGTCGGGCGTGGCCCGCTCGAAGCCGGCATCGACGCACTCGCGCGGCTGACCGTCCGCGGGCACTCGGCGGCGCCGGGCGCGGCGATGCCGCCCCGATAG
- the argH gene encoding argininosuccinate lyase: MSEDTSGGTNSGALWGARFASGPAPELARLSRSTHFDWALAGYDIAGSHAHAKALAAAGYLTPDEESRMHAGLDSVLAAVRDGSLQPAPGDEDVHGALEAALIATVGPELGGKLRAGRSRNDQIATLVRLYLLDHAEVIARDILRVIDAIVGQAEAHSRAIMPGRTHLQHAQPVLLAHHLQAHAWPLLRDLERLRDWSARARVSPYGGGALAGATLGLDPQLVATELGLERPADNSIDGTSSRDVVAEFAFIAAMIGVDISRFAEDIIIWNTREFGFVTLDDGYSTGSSIMPQKKNPDIAELARGKAGRVIGNLSGLLATLKALPLAYNRDLQEDKEPVFDSIETLEVVLPAFAGMIATLRFDLVRMAELAPQGFSLATDVAEWLVKRGVPFREAHEISGSLVRLCEERGIELHEASDDDLVSVSEHLSPEVRGVLSPEGSVASRDGVGGTAPVRVDEQRAALIARAQQAVRVWQL, translated from the coding sequence ATGAGCGAAGACACGTCAGGCGGCACGAACTCCGGGGCTCTCTGGGGAGCCCGCTTCGCCTCGGGCCCGGCGCCCGAGTTGGCCCGCCTGAGCCGATCGACCCACTTCGACTGGGCTCTGGCCGGCTATGACATCGCCGGATCGCACGCTCACGCGAAGGCGCTCGCCGCCGCCGGTTACCTCACGCCCGACGAAGAGAGCCGCATGCACGCGGGGCTCGACTCGGTGCTCGCGGCCGTGCGCGACGGCTCGCTGCAGCCCGCTCCCGGAGACGAAGACGTGCACGGCGCGCTCGAAGCCGCTCTCATCGCGACCGTCGGACCGGAGCTCGGCGGCAAGTTGCGCGCCGGCCGCAGCCGCAACGACCAGATCGCCACTCTGGTGCGCCTGTACCTGCTCGATCACGCCGAGGTCATCGCCCGCGACATCCTGCGGGTGATCGACGCCATCGTCGGCCAAGCCGAGGCGCACTCGCGCGCCATCATGCCCGGCCGCACCCACCTGCAGCACGCGCAGCCGGTGCTGCTCGCCCATCACCTGCAGGCCCACGCGTGGCCGCTGCTGCGCGACCTCGAGCGCCTGCGCGACTGGTCGGCCCGCGCTCGGGTCTCGCCGTACGGCGGGGGAGCGCTCGCCGGGGCCACTCTCGGTCTCGACCCTCAGCTCGTGGCGACGGAACTCGGTCTCGAGCGTCCCGCCGACAACTCGATCGACGGCACGTCGTCGCGCGACGTTGTGGCCGAGTTCGCGTTCATCGCCGCGATGATCGGCGTCGACATCTCGCGGTTCGCGGAAGACATCATCATCTGGAACACCCGCGAGTTCGGCTTCGTGACCCTCGACGACGGCTATTCGACCGGGTCGAGCATCATGCCGCAGAAGAAGAATCCCGACATCGCCGAGCTCGCCCGCGGCAAGGCGGGGCGCGTGATCGGCAACCTGTCGGGTCTGCTCGCCACCCTCAAGGCGCTGCCGCTGGCGTACAACCGTGATCTGCAGGAGGACAAAGAGCCTGTCTTCGACTCGATCGAGACGCTCGAGGTCGTCCTCCCCGCGTTCGCCGGCATGATCGCGACGCTTCGGTTCGATCTCGTCCGTATGGCCGAGTTGGCGCCGCAGGGCTTCTCGCTCGCGACCGATGTCGCCGAATGGCTTGTGAAGCGTGGTGTTCCTTTCCGCGAGGCGCATGAGATCTCGGGTTCGCTCGTGCGGCTCTGCGAAGAGCGCGGGATCGAGCTGCACGAGGCATCCGACGACGACCTCGTCTCGGTCTCGGAGCACCTCTCTCCCGAGGTCCGAGGTGTCCTCTCACCCGAGGGGTCGGTCGCCAGCCGCGACGGTGTCGGCGGTACCGCACCGGTGCGGGTCGACGAGCAGCGCGCGGCATTGATCGCTCGCGCCCAGCAGGCTGTGCGTGTGTGGCAGCTCTGA
- a CDS encoding SatD family protein yields the protein MSIAVIADIVGSRLLEDRSRTQARIEAAMAEVDHSLPVAVAPMRATFADEFQAVFDDLDDALAWLLLLQLALPDETSLRFGLGVGDVGSVVSESSDISDGPGWWRARAAIEQVHAMQDRAVPRARTRIVGGEDEDVAMADRIRFANAYLLSRDEIVGAMSERARRLTYGRCLGRTQGALAKEEGITQSAVSQLLASSGAPAIVAGYAALTERSS from the coding sequence ATGTCCATCGCCGTCATCGCAGACATCGTCGGATCGCGTCTGCTCGAAGACCGCAGTCGCACACAGGCGCGGATCGAGGCGGCCATGGCCGAGGTCGACCATTCTCTACCCGTCGCCGTGGCGCCCATGCGCGCCACGTTCGCCGATGAGTTCCAGGCGGTCTTCGACGACCTCGACGACGCGCTGGCCTGGCTTCTGCTTCTCCAGCTCGCCCTGCCCGACGAGACGTCGCTGCGGTTCGGGCTCGGCGTCGGCGACGTCGGCTCGGTCGTCTCGGAGAGCTCGGACATCTCCGACGGCCCGGGGTGGTGGCGTGCGCGCGCGGCGATCGAGCAGGTGCACGCGATGCAGGACCGCGCGGTTCCGCGCGCCCGCACCCGCATTGTCGGAGGGGAGGACGAGGATGTCGCCATGGCCGACCGCATCCGCTTCGCCAACGCCTACCTGCTCTCACGCGACGAGATCGTCGGGGCGATGTCGGAGCGCGCTCGACGGCTGACCTACGGTCGCTGCCTCGGCCGCACGCAGGGTGCGCTCGCGAAGGAGGAGGGCATCACGCAATCGGCGGTCTCGCAGCTGCTCGCATCCTCGGGGGCCCCCGCGATCGTCGCCGGGTACGCAGCTCTGACGGAGCGTTCGTCATGA
- the tyrS gene encoding tyrosine--tRNA ligase, which translates to MSDEALTTAPVALDPAFENVWDELVWRGLVHVSTDQEALREALGGDPITYYCGFDPTAASLHLGHLVQLLTLRRLQLAGHKPLGLVGGSTGLIGDPRPTAERTLNSRETVAEWVDRLRGQIEKYLSFEGENAARMVNNLDWTAPMSAIDFLREIGKHYRVGTMLKKDAVAARLNSDAGISYTEFSYQILQGLDFLELYRQYGCTLQTGGSDQWGNLTSGTDLIHRVEGTSVHAFGTPLITNSDGTKFGKSEGNAIWIDAELTSPYAFYQFWLSTADADVVERLKVFTFLSSAEIAEYERLVADEPFRRAAQKRLAFEVTATVHGVDATAKVIAASDALFGQGDLTALDAATLRSALQELPNATASAGASVVQLLVDTGLVGSLSEARRAIAQGGVSINGAKVDDESAVVVGDLPGGVAVLRRGKKTLAGVFIDD; encoded by the coding sequence GTGTCTGATGAAGCCCTGACGACCGCCCCCGTGGCGCTCGATCCCGCGTTCGAGAACGTGTGGGACGAGCTGGTGTGGCGCGGTCTCGTGCATGTGTCCACCGACCAGGAAGCGCTGCGAGAGGCGCTCGGCGGAGACCCCATCACGTATTACTGCGGCTTCGACCCGACGGCGGCATCCCTGCACCTCGGTCACCTCGTGCAGCTGCTGACCCTTCGCCGCCTGCAGCTGGCCGGTCACAAGCCCCTCGGTCTCGTCGGCGGCTCGACCGGCCTCATCGGCGACCCCCGTCCGACCGCCGAGCGCACGCTCAACTCGCGTGAGACCGTCGCCGAGTGGGTCGACCGCCTGCGCGGTCAGATCGAGAAGTACCTCAGCTTCGAGGGCGAGAACGCCGCCCGCATGGTGAATAACCTCGACTGGACGGCGCCGATGTCGGCGATCGACTTCCTGCGCGAGATCGGCAAGCACTACCGCGTCGGCACGATGCTGAAGAAGGATGCCGTAGCCGCGCGCCTGAACTCCGATGCCGGCATCAGTTACACCGAGTTCAGCTACCAGATCCTGCAGGGGCTCGACTTCCTCGAGCTCTACCGCCAGTACGGCTGCACGCTGCAGACGGGCGGATCGGACCAGTGGGGCAACCTCACGAGCGGCACCGACCTGATCCATCGCGTCGAGGGCACCTCGGTGCACGCGTTCGGCACGCCGCTGATCACCAACAGCGACGGCACGAAGTTCGGCAAGAGCGAGGGCAACGCGATCTGGATCGACGCGGAGCTCACGAGCCCGTACGCGTTCTACCAGTTCTGGCTCTCGACCGCGGATGCCGACGTCGTCGAGCGCCTGAAGGTGTTCACGTTCCTCAGCAGCGCCGAGATCGCCGAGTACGAGCGTCTCGTCGCCGACGAGCCGTTCCGCCGCGCGGCGCAGAAGCGTCTGGCGTTCGAGGTCACCGCGACGGTGCACGGCGTGGATGCGACGGCGAAGGTCATCGCGGCATCCGACGCCTTGTTCGGCCAGGGCGACCTGACCGCTCTCGACGCCGCCACGCTGCGCTCGGCTCTGCAGGAGCTGCCCAACGCCACCGCGTCGGCGGGCGCCTCGGTCGTGCAGCTGCTCGTCGACACCGGGCTCGTCGGCAGCCTGTCGGAAGCCCGCCGGGCGATCGCGCAGGGCGGCGTCTCGATCAACGGTGCGAAGGTCGACGACGAGTCGGCTGTCGTGGTCGGAGACCTGCCGGGTGGCGTGGCCGTGCTGCGGCGAGGCAAGAAGACGCTCGCGGGCGTCTTCATCGACGACTGA
- a CDS encoding DUF4184 family protein: MPFTPSHAVVALAVVRTPLVPAAVAVGAMAPDLPLFARGIGISYAQTHAYPWLTVVIAGVLLLAWWLLLRPAVCELAPDWLAGRLPSAWDATGGDALRTVRPASGRTRSVAVNVLLVVVSLALGVLSHIAWDAFTHEGRWGVELIPALAERWGPFHGYRWLQYASSALGLLGLAAAGAFWLRKRSLSSVRRVLPGAVRVVWWASLPFVLVVAWLMGLAAYGPLTAEWTAQHLAYRVLPPACAIWGVATLVLCVVVQVVRRRVVR, from the coding sequence ATGCCGTTCACCCCGAGCCACGCCGTCGTCGCGCTGGCAGTCGTCCGCACACCGCTCGTGCCGGCGGCCGTGGCTGTCGGGGCGATGGCGCCCGATTTGCCGTTGTTCGCCCGCGGGATCGGCATCAGCTACGCGCAGACGCATGCGTATCCGTGGCTGACGGTGGTGATCGCGGGTGTGCTGCTGCTCGCGTGGTGGCTGCTGCTGCGGCCCGCGGTGTGTGAGCTCGCACCCGACTGGCTTGCGGGAAGGCTGCCATCGGCGTGGGACGCCACGGGCGGCGACGCGCTGCGAACCGTGCGGCCCGCATCGGGGCGGACCCGGTCGGTCGCGGTCAACGTTCTGCTGGTCGTGGTGTCGCTGGCGCTGGGCGTGCTGAGTCACATCGCCTGGGATGCCTTCACCCACGAGGGGCGCTGGGGCGTGGAGCTCATCCCCGCGCTGGCCGAGCGCTGGGGACCGTTCCACGGCTACCGGTGGTTGCAGTACGCATCGAGCGCGCTGGGCCTGCTCGGGCTCGCGGCGGCGGGCGCGTTCTGGCTGCGGAAGCGGTCGCTGTCTTCGGTGCGCCGGGTGCTGCCCGGTGCGGTGCGAGTCGTCTGGTGGGCATCGCTACCGTTCGTGCTCGTCGTCGCGTGGCTGATGGGTCTCGCCGCCTATGGCCCGCTGACCGCGGAGTGGACCGCGCAGCACCTCGCATACCGAGTGCTGCCGCCCGCGTGTGCGATCTGGGGAGTGGCGACGCTCGTGCTGTGCGTCGTCGTGCAGGTGGTGCGGCGACGTGTCGTGCGGTGA
- a CDS encoding RNA-binding S4 domain-containing protein, with protein MTASDAPVRVDSWLWAVRIYKTRSAATTACRAGHVRINGERVKASQSVKPGDELRVRIAGFDRILVVRQTLTKRVGAPVAATALEDRTPPREPMAMLAVRDRGAGRPTKRERRKIDRLRGVD; from the coding sequence ATGACCGCATCCGATGCGCCCGTCCGTGTGGACTCGTGGCTGTGGGCGGTCCGCATCTACAAGACCCGGTCAGCGGCGACCACCGCCTGCCGCGCCGGTCACGTCCGGATCAACGGCGAGAGAGTCAAGGCGTCGCAGTCGGTGAAGCCCGGCGATGAGCTGCGGGTGCGGATCGCGGGCTTCGACCGCATCCTCGTCGTCAGACAGACGCTCACCAAGCGCGTCGGCGCGCCCGTCGCGGCGACCGCCCTGGAAGACCGCACTCCCCCGCGCGAGCCGATGGCGATGCTCGCCGTCCGTGATCGCGGCGCCGGCCGACCGACGAAACGCGAACGCCGGAAGATCGACCGGCTACGCGGAGTCGACTGA
- a CDS encoding GNAT family N-acetyltransferase, whose translation MSETTIVPVTPGSFSDAQHAMSGGGDGHECQCQWWTMTNADFQRTDIDGRAAAFRSEVDAAPSPGLIAYVDGDAAGWVRVGPRTRQIRLSKTRAYAGATEEPWDDADVWAVSCFAVRKEHRGSGLNAALLDAAIAFARENGARVVEAYPVDPDAGRKVTSNELYHGALSTFLSAGFREVARPKPHVAVVSLDLADANKTDAGEHP comes from the coding sequence ATGAGCGAGACGACGATCGTGCCGGTGACGCCCGGCAGCTTCAGCGATGCCCAGCACGCGATGAGCGGCGGCGGCGACGGACACGAGTGTCAGTGCCAGTGGTGGACGATGACAAATGCCGACTTCCAGCGCACCGATATCGACGGCCGCGCCGCAGCCTTCCGCAGCGAAGTGGATGCCGCGCCCTCCCCCGGCCTCATCGCTTACGTCGACGGCGACGCCGCCGGCTGGGTCCGTGTCGGTCCGCGTACACGCCAGATTCGGTTGAGCAAGACACGCGCCTACGCAGGCGCGACCGAGGAGCCCTGGGACGACGCGGATGTCTGGGCCGTGAGCTGCTTCGCGGTGCGGAAGGAGCATCGCGGCTCGGGCCTCAACGCGGCACTCCTCGACGCCGCGATCGCCTTCGCCCGCGAGAACGGCGCACGGGTGGTCGAGGCGTACCCCGTCGACCCGGATGCGGGGCGCAAGGTCACCTCGAACGAGCTGTACCACGGTGCTCTCTCCACGTTCCTCAGCGCGGGGTTCCGCGAGGTCGCCCGCCCGAAGCCGCATGTCGCCGTCGTCTCGCTCGACCTCGCCGATGCGAACAAGACCGATGCCGGCGAGCACCCGTGA
- a CDS encoding tyrosine-type recombinase/integrase, producing the protein MTLTEFVTRIGDRRARGLDPTSTGETYGYGLKLRVLPALGHLPVTQITAGIIDRTIDAWEKRHGASTIKNSIAPLVRVLDEAVRDGLIPINPAKNRAKRSLNRNAFRLQPAEGASPRAHAIPDIGTLTKLAEACGKIHQSYSDFVMLAALLAARSSEVSGLQAGDVRFDKSIVVIARQTYPGKGGLITKQTKGRSERRVPILDPLRPVLERLAEGKEPDDRLLVGPKGGALTTATVREATNWDQIVSDLGLPDLTRHGLRHTGATWMADAGIPLHILQGILVHASVETTRGYLHPDDRHLASAAEQANPFLARSSKASRPSRREASRSL; encoded by the coding sequence ATGACGCTCACCGAGTTCGTCACCAGGATCGGCGACCGACGGGCGCGCGGCCTCGACCCGACCTCAACCGGGGAGACCTACGGGTACGGGCTCAAGCTCCGCGTGCTGCCTGCTCTCGGGCACTTGCCCGTCACGCAGATCACCGCCGGGATCATCGACCGCACCATCGATGCCTGGGAGAAACGGCACGGGGCCTCGACGATTAAGAACTCCATCGCCCCACTCGTGCGAGTCCTCGACGAAGCAGTACGCGACGGGCTCATCCCGATCAACCCCGCGAAGAACCGCGCTAAGCGCAGCCTGAACCGCAATGCCTTCCGTCTCCAGCCTGCGGAGGGTGCTTCCCCGCGCGCGCATGCGATCCCCGACATCGGAACGCTGACGAAGCTCGCTGAAGCTTGCGGGAAGATTCACCAGTCGTACTCCGACTTCGTCATGCTCGCCGCCCTCCTCGCGGCGCGTTCATCCGAGGTCTCGGGCCTCCAAGCCGGTGACGTCCGGTTCGACAAGAGCATCGTGGTGATCGCCCGGCAGACCTACCCCGGCAAAGGCGGGCTCATCACGAAACAGACCAAAGGCCGGAGCGAACGCCGCGTGCCGATCCTCGACCCACTCCGACCGGTTCTTGAGCGGCTCGCGGAGGGAAAGGAGCCCGATGACCGGCTGCTGGTCGGCCCGAAGGGCGGCGCTCTCACGACCGCGACCGTGCGGGAGGCGACGAACTGGGACCAGATCGTCAGCGATCTCGGCCTGCCCGACCTCACCCGACACGGCCTCCGGCACACCGGCGCGACGTGGATGGCCGACGCAGGCATCCCGCTCCACATCCTCCAGGGCATCCTCGTCCACGCCTCCGTCGAGACCACCCGCGGATACCTGCACCCCGACGACCGCCACCTAGCCTCCGCCGCGGAGCAGGCCAACCCCTTCCTTGCCCGATCCTCCAAGGCAAGCAGACCGAGCCGGCGCGAGGCGTCGAGGTCGCTGTGA
- a CDS encoding helix-turn-helix transcriptional regulator — protein sequence MSESTLSRWRSAGQGPPFLRLGGIARYRVEAVDAWLAGLEHGDAPEG from the coding sequence GTGTCCGAGTCGACTTTGTCGAGGTGGCGTTCCGCCGGTCAGGGGCCGCCGTTCCTGCGGCTGGGCGGGATCGCCCGATACCGCGTCGAGGCGGTCGACGCCTGGCTGGCAGGCCTGGAGCACGGCGATGCCCCGGAAGGCTGA